From the genome of Streptacidiphilus rugosus AM-16, one region includes:
- a CDS encoding Fur family transcriptional regulator, translated as MSDLLQRLRGRGWRMTSQRRVVAEVLDGEHVHLTADEVHARASARLPEISRATVYNTLGELVSLGEVIEVATDGRAKRYDPNAHHPHQHLVCSSCGTIRDVHPAGDPLADLPAAERFGFTVSQVEVTYRGLCPSCA; from the coding sequence ATGAGTGACCTGCTGCAGCGACTGCGAGGGCGCGGCTGGCGGATGACCTCCCAGCGGCGTGTCGTCGCGGAGGTCCTCGACGGTGAGCACGTGCACCTCACCGCCGACGAGGTGCACGCCAGGGCGAGTGCCAGACTGCCCGAGATCTCGCGGGCGACGGTCTACAACACGCTGGGCGAACTGGTCTCCCTCGGCGAGGTCATAGAGGTCGCCACGGACGGGCGCGCCAAGCGCTACGACCCGAACGCCCACCACCCGCACCAGCACCTGGTCTGCTCCAGCTGCGGCACCATCCGCGACGTCCACCCGGCCGGCGACCCGCTGGCCGACCTCCCTGCGGCCGAGCGCTTCGGCTTCACGGTCTCCCAGGTCGAGGTCACCTACCGCGGCCTCTGCCCCTCCTGCGCCTGA
- the katG gene encoding catalase/peroxidase HPI, whose product MSENHEAHAVDAQSGGGCPVAHGRAAHPTQGGGNRQWWPEQLNLKILAKNPAVANPLGEDFDYAAAFETLDLPAVKRDIAEVLTSSQEWWPADYGNYGPFMIRMAWHSAGTYRISDGRGGGGAGQQRFAPLNSWPDNVNLDKARRLLWPVKKKYGQSLSWADLMILAGNVALETMGFTTFGFGGGRADVWEPDEDVYWGPETTWLADERYTGDRELENPLGAVQMGLIYVNPEGPNGNPDPLAAARDIRETFHRMAMNDEETVALIAGGHTFGKTHGAGDADLVGADPEAAPLEQQGLGWKSAFGTGKGVDTISSGLEGAWTNTPTAWDNSFFEILFGNEWELTRSPAGAQQWKPKNGAGAGTVPDAHDASRSHAPTMLTTDLSLRFDPAYEQISRRFLADPAAFADAFARAWFKLTHRDMGPIARYLGPEVPSEVLLWQDPVPAVTHELVSDADVAALKGQILSSGLSVAQLVSTAWASAASFRGSDKRGGANGARVRLQPQADWEVNDPDQLAVVLRALEGVQQGFNAAQSGGKQISLADLIVLAGAAGVEKAAKDAGFDVTVPFRAGRADASQEQTDVESFAAMEPAADGFRNYLGKGNRLPAEYLLLDKANLLNLSAPEMTALVGGLRVIGANHQQSSTGVLTSTPGVLTNDFFVNLLDMGTTWKATSEDASSFEGRDAATGEVKWTGSRVDLVFGANSELRALAEVYASDDAKEKLVKDFVAAWAKVMELDRFDRA is encoded by the coding sequence ATGTCTGAGAACCACGAAGCACACGCCGTAGACGCGCAGAGCGGGGGCGGATGTCCTGTCGCGCACGGGCGCGCCGCGCACCCGACGCAGGGCGGCGGCAACCGCCAGTGGTGGCCCGAGCAGCTCAACCTGAAGATCCTCGCGAAGAACCCCGCGGTGGCGAACCCGCTGGGCGAGGACTTCGACTACGCCGCGGCCTTCGAGACGCTGGACCTCCCGGCCGTCAAGCGGGACATCGCCGAGGTGCTCACCAGCTCGCAGGAGTGGTGGCCGGCCGACTACGGCAACTACGGTCCGTTCATGATCCGTATGGCCTGGCACAGCGCCGGCACCTACCGGATCAGCGACGGCCGCGGCGGCGGCGGCGCCGGTCAGCAGCGCTTCGCGCCGCTCAACAGCTGGCCGGACAACGTCAACCTGGACAAGGCCCGCCGACTGCTCTGGCCGGTCAAGAAGAAGTACGGCCAGAGCCTCTCCTGGGCCGACCTGATGATCCTCGCGGGCAATGTCGCGCTGGAGACCATGGGCTTCACGACCTTCGGCTTCGGCGGCGGCCGCGCCGACGTCTGGGAGCCGGACGAGGACGTCTACTGGGGCCCGGAGACCACCTGGCTCGCCGACGAGCGCTACACCGGCGACCGTGAGCTGGAGAACCCGCTGGGCGCCGTCCAGATGGGCCTGATCTACGTCAACCCCGAGGGCCCCAACGGCAACCCGGATCCGCTCGCCGCGGCCCGCGACATCCGTGAGACCTTCCACCGGATGGCGATGAACGACGAGGAGACCGTCGCGCTGATCGCGGGCGGCCACACCTTCGGCAAGACCCACGGCGCGGGCGACGCCGACCTCGTCGGCGCGGACCCCGAGGCGGCCCCGCTCGAGCAGCAGGGCCTGGGCTGGAAGAGCGCCTTCGGCACCGGCAAGGGCGTCGACACGATCTCCAGCGGTCTCGAGGGCGCCTGGACCAACACCCCGACCGCCTGGGACAACAGCTTCTTCGAGATCCTCTTCGGCAACGAGTGGGAGCTCACCCGCAGCCCTGCGGGCGCGCAGCAGTGGAAGCCGAAGAACGGCGCGGGCGCGGGCACCGTCCCCGACGCGCACGACGCCTCGCGCAGCCACGCCCCGACGATGCTGACGACCGACCTGTCGCTCCGCTTCGACCCGGCCTACGAGCAGATCTCCCGCCGCTTCCTGGCCGACCCGGCCGCGTTCGCGGACGCCTTCGCTCGCGCCTGGTTCAAGCTGACCCACCGTGACATGGGTCCGATCGCCCGCTACCTGGGCCCGGAGGTCCCCTCCGAGGTGCTGCTCTGGCAGGACCCGGTTCCGGCTGTGACGCACGAGCTGGTCTCCGACGCGGACGTCGCCGCGCTCAAGGGCCAGATCCTGAGCTCGGGTCTTTCGGTGGCCCAGCTCGTCTCCACCGCCTGGGCCTCGGCTGCCTCCTTCCGCGGCAGCGACAAGCGCGGCGGCGCCAACGGCGCCCGCGTCCGGCTCCAGCCGCAGGCCGACTGGGAGGTCAACGACCCGGACCAGCTCGCCGTGGTGCTCCGCGCGCTCGAGGGCGTCCAGCAGGGCTTCAACGCCGCGCAGTCCGGCGGCAAGCAGATCTCGCTGGCCGACCTGATCGTGCTCGCGGGCGCCGCGGGCGTGGAGAAGGCCGCGAAGGACGCCGGCTTCGACGTCACCGTGCCGTTCCGCGCGGGTCGTGCGGACGCCTCCCAGGAGCAGACGGACGTCGAGTCCTTCGCCGCCATGGAGCCGGCGGCGGACGGCTTCCGCAACTACCTGGGCAAGGGCAACCGCCTGCCGGCCGAGTACCTGCTGCTCGACAAGGCGAACCTGCTGAACCTCAGCGCCCCGGAGATGACGGCGCTCGTCGGCGGCCTCCGCGTCATCGGCGCGAACCACCAGCAGTCCTCGACGGGCGTCCTCACCAGCACCCCGGGCGTGCTGACCAACGACTTCTTCGTCAACCTGCTGGACATGGGTACGACGTGGAAGGCGACCTCCGAGGACGCGAGCTCCTTCGAGGGCCGCGACGCCGCCACCGGCGAGGTCAAGTGGACCGGCAGCCGGGTCGACCTGGTCTTCGGCGCCAACTCCGAGCTGCGCGCCCTCGCCGAGGTCTACGCGAGCGACGACGCCAAGGAGAAGCTGGTCAAGGACTTCGTCGCCGCCTGGGCGAAGGTCATGGAGCTGGACCGCTTCGACCGGGCCTGA
- a CDS encoding DUF6126 family protein: MSLDADSRPERAPEPEDDGSEGGGRRASKGVWIRAFIYVIGFHVFAAFIMLMFYVGGHRH, translated from the coding sequence ATGAGCCTCGACGCCGACAGCCGCCCGGAGCGCGCGCCGGAGCCCGAGGACGACGGCAGCGAGGGCGGCGGCCGCCGGGCCAGCAAGGGCGTCTGGATCCGTGCGTTCATCTACGTCATCGGGTTCCATGTCTTCGCCGCGTTCATCATGCTGATGTTCTACGTCGGCGGTCACCGCCACTGA
- a CDS encoding YciI family protein: MKYMLLMQFSAATADFPTIDTWTPEEIRAHIGFMRDTNVKLAASGELVDAQGLAMPDTAKIVRSHGGGAPVVTEGPFPETKEWVAGWWIVDCEDADRALEIAAAVSAAPGPGGAPINMPIEVRQVMSAPTEEL; the protein is encoded by the coding sequence ATGAAGTACATGCTGCTGATGCAGTTCAGCGCCGCGACCGCGGACTTCCCGACGATCGACACCTGGACTCCCGAGGAGATCCGCGCGCACATCGGCTTCATGCGCGACACCAACGTCAAGCTCGCCGCCTCCGGCGAGCTGGTCGACGCCCAGGGGCTGGCGATGCCGGACACCGCGAAGATCGTCCGCTCGCACGGCGGCGGCGCGCCCGTGGTCACCGAGGGGCCGTTCCCCGAGACCAAGGAGTGGGTGGCCGGCTGGTGGATCGTCGACTGCGAGGACGCCGACCGCGCCCTGGAGATCGCCGCCGCCGTGTCCGCCGCCCCCGGCCCCGGCGGCGCGCCGATCAACATGCCGATCGAGGTGCGCCAGGTCATGTCCGCGCCGACCGAGGAGCTGTGA
- the nadE gene encoding ammonia-dependent NAD(+) synthetase — protein sequence MANLRDQIVAELGVKPAIVAGTEIRQRVDFLKDYLRSTPAKGYVLGISGGQDSTLAGRLCQLAVEELRAEGHEATFVAVRLPYGVQSDEDDAQIALRFIRPDRSIAVNVRPSADAVAAEAASGLRELLGDEPKLRDFVRGNIKARERMVIQYAVAGQLGMLVVGTDHAAEAVTGFFTKFGDGGVDLTPLTGLTKRQGAALLQELGAPPSVWKKVPTADLEDDRPALPDEEALGLTYAELDDYLEGAEVTPEVATKVESIFLATRHKRVVPVTPLDDWWRG from the coding sequence ATGGCGAACCTACGCGACCAGATCGTCGCCGAGCTCGGCGTCAAGCCGGCCATCGTGGCCGGGACCGAGATCCGGCAGCGGGTCGACTTCCTCAAGGACTACCTCCGCTCCACCCCGGCCAAGGGCTACGTGCTCGGGATCAGCGGCGGTCAGGACAGCACGCTGGCCGGCCGGCTGTGCCAGCTGGCCGTCGAGGAGCTGCGGGCGGAGGGGCACGAGGCGACCTTCGTCGCCGTGCGGCTGCCCTACGGCGTGCAGTCGGACGAGGACGACGCGCAGATCGCGCTGCGGTTCATCCGGCCCGACCGGTCGATCGCGGTGAACGTGCGGCCGAGCGCGGACGCGGTCGCCGCGGAGGCGGCCTCCGGGCTGCGCGAACTGCTGGGCGACGAGCCCAAGCTGCGGGACTTCGTCCGCGGGAACATCAAGGCCCGCGAGCGCATGGTGATCCAGTACGCCGTCGCCGGCCAGCTCGGCATGCTGGTGGTCGGCACCGACCACGCGGCCGAGGCGGTGACCGGCTTCTTCACCAAGTTCGGCGACGGCGGGGTGGACCTCACCCCGCTGACCGGCCTGACCAAGCGGCAGGGGGCGGCCCTGCTGCAGGAGCTGGGCGCGCCGCCGAGCGTCTGGAAGAAGGTGCCCACCGCCGACCTGGAGGACGACCGGCCCGCGCTGCCCGACGAGGAGGCGCTCGGCCTGACCTACGCCGAGCTCGACGACTACCTCGAGGGCGCCGAGGTCACGCCCGAGGTCGCGACGAAGGTCGAGTCGATCTTCCTCGCGACCCGGCACAAGCGCGTCGTCCCGGTCACCCCGCTGGACGACTGGTGGCGCGGCTGA
- a CDS encoding STAS domain-containing protein yields the protein MTIQWHLTTRPTADVLQVAGYLGDDAVTRFTGAVGWAVARGDGPLLLDLTHLKGWSPAGHEALTLAARHLAEQQRPLELVALSRAAAELAADCQVPLHPDLTTALAAHGPRRDAAAPGPAEGPVWHTSEWPEDPPER from the coding sequence ATGACGATCCAGTGGCACCTCACCACCCGTCCGACCGCCGACGTCCTCCAGGTCGCCGGCTATCTCGGCGACGACGCCGTCACGCGCTTCACCGGCGCCGTCGGCTGGGCCGTCGCCCGCGGCGACGGCCCGCTGCTGCTCGACCTCACCCACCTCAAGGGCTGGTCCCCGGCCGGTCACGAGGCGCTGACCCTCGCCGCCCGGCACCTCGCGGAGCAGCAGCGTCCGCTGGAACTGGTCGCCCTGTCCCGCGCCGCCGCCGAGCTCGCGGCGGACTGCCAGGTCCCGCTCCACCCCGACCTCACCACCGCCCTGGCCGCCCACGGCCCGCGCCGGGACGCCGCCGCGCCCGGGCCCGCCGAAGGCCCGGTCTGGCACACCAGCGAATGGCCCGAGGACCCGCCGGAGCGCTGA
- a CDS encoding RNA polymerase sigma factor: MTDGGTLVEDLLRELAPQVVGVLTRRFGDFAAAEDAVQEALLAAAVQWPQEGVPGNPRGWLIQVAQRRMTEEVRSEQSRRRREDRVAHLVPDDRRTAPAADAEDPAGRDDTLTLLFLCCHPVLSPPSALALALRCVGGLTTAEIASAFMVPEATMGQRISRAKQRIKSSGVPFALPDREGWPERLDAVLHVLYLIFNEGYATSVGDDLQRVELTREAIRLTRAVHALLPGDSEVTGLLALMLLTHARSAARTGPGGELIPLAEQDRGRWDAAAIAEGVALVTAALPSGPVGPYQVQAAIAAVHDEAATADLTDWPQILALYGVLERISPNPVVGLNRVVATAMVHGPEAGLGALDAVAADPRLKDHHRVTVVRAHLLELAGRRAEAAELFRAASRATASLPERHHLAIRAARLSEPGDPGTVPNGRADLG; this comes from the coding sequence CTGACTGACGGAGGAACGCTCGTCGAGGACCTGCTGCGTGAGCTCGCGCCGCAGGTCGTCGGCGTGCTCACGCGGAGGTTCGGCGACTTCGCGGCCGCGGAGGACGCCGTCCAGGAGGCCCTGCTGGCCGCCGCCGTCCAGTGGCCGCAGGAGGGGGTGCCGGGGAATCCGCGCGGCTGGCTGATCCAGGTCGCCCAGCGCCGGATGACCGAGGAGGTCCGCAGTGAGCAGTCCCGGCGGCGCAGGGAGGACCGGGTCGCCCACCTGGTGCCGGACGACCGGAGGACCGCGCCCGCGGCGGACGCCGAGGACCCGGCCGGGCGGGACGACACGCTCACCCTGCTGTTCCTCTGCTGCCACCCGGTGCTCTCGCCGCCCTCGGCGCTCGCCCTGGCGCTGCGCTGCGTCGGCGGGCTGACCACCGCCGAGATCGCGAGCGCGTTCATGGTGCCGGAGGCGACCATGGGCCAGCGGATCAGCCGGGCCAAGCAGCGCATCAAGTCCTCCGGGGTGCCGTTCGCGCTGCCGGACCGCGAGGGCTGGCCGGAGCGGCTGGACGCGGTGCTGCACGTGCTCTACCTGATCTTCAACGAGGGCTACGCGACGAGCGTCGGCGACGACCTGCAACGGGTCGAACTGACCCGTGAGGCGATCCGGCTGACCCGCGCCGTGCACGCGCTGCTGCCCGGGGACAGCGAGGTCACCGGGCTGCTGGCGCTGATGCTGCTCACCCACGCCCGTAGCGCCGCCCGCACCGGCCCCGGCGGCGAGCTGATCCCGCTGGCCGAGCAGGACCGCGGCCGCTGGGACGCCGCCGCGATCGCCGAGGGCGTCGCGCTGGTCACCGCCGCCCTGCCGAGCGGCCCGGTCGGCCCGTACCAGGTGCAGGCGGCGATCGCCGCGGTCCATGACGAGGCCGCCACCGCCGACCTGACGGACTGGCCGCAGATCCTGGCCCTGTACGGGGTGCTGGAACGGATCTCGCCGAACCCGGTGGTCGGGCTCAACCGCGTCGTCGCCACCGCGATGGTCCACGGTCCCGAGGCCGGCCTCGGCGCGCTGGACGCCGTCGCGGCGGACCCCCGGCTGAAGGACCACCACCGGGTCACCGTGGTGCGCGCCCATCTGCTGGAGCTGGCCGGACGGCGCGCCGAGGCGGCCGAACTCTTCCGCGCGGCCTCCCGCGCGACGGCCAGCCTGCCCGAACGCCACCACCTCGCCATCCGCGCCGCCAGGCTGTCGGAGCCCGGCGACCCGGGGACGGTGCCGAACGGGCGCGCGGACCTGGGATGA
- a CDS encoding Type 1 glutamine amidotransferase-like domain-containing protein, whose product MRLYLSSFRMGDKPEQLLALIGASGRGPGGAASVAVVANAMDDQPAHERPAGVEREFAALAGLGLRPTELDLRDWFDRPAEAVRAALSGFDAVWLRGGNVFMLRHALARSGADVALTALLREDALVCAGYSAGPCVLAPSLDGLELCDDRDAVPRIYGEAAVTEGLGLLDFAFVPHVDSPAHPGTAQVGRVAAGYRAAGTPHVALRDGQVLVVDAEGLHGPM is encoded by the coding sequence ATGCGTCTGTATCTCTCGTCCTTCCGCATGGGCGACAAGCCGGAGCAACTCCTCGCCCTGATCGGCGCGTCGGGCCGGGGACCGGGAGGCGCGGCGTCGGTCGCGGTCGTCGCCAACGCGATGGACGACCAGCCCGCGCACGAGCGGCCGGCGGGCGTGGAGCGGGAGTTCGCCGCGCTCGCCGGGCTGGGGCTGCGGCCGACCGAGCTCGATCTGCGGGACTGGTTCGACCGCCCCGCCGAGGCCGTGCGGGCGGCCCTTTCCGGCTTCGACGCGGTCTGGCTGCGCGGCGGGAACGTCTTCATGCTGCGCCACGCCCTCGCCCGCAGCGGCGCGGACGTGGCGCTGACCGCGCTGCTGCGCGAGGACGCCCTGGTCTGTGCCGGCTACAGCGCCGGGCCGTGCGTGCTGGCGCCCAGCCTGGACGGGCTCGAGCTGTGCGACGACCGTGACGCGGTGCCCAGGATCTACGGTGAGGCCGCGGTCACCGAGGGGCTCGGGCTTCTCGACTTCGCCTTCGTGCCGCACGTCGACTCCCCGGCGCACCCGGGAACGGCGCAGGTCGGCCGGGTGGCGGCCGGCTACCGCGCGGCGGGGACGCCGCACGTCGCGCTGCGGGACGGGCAGGTGCTCGTGGTGGATGCGGAGGGCCTGCACGGGCCGATGTAG
- a CDS encoding ribonuclease H family protein: MVDRIIAACDGAAKGNPGPAGWAYVVADSSGAPQRWRSGALGHSTNNIGELTALEQLLTDTDPAAPLEVRLDSTYTRDAVTKWLANWKRNGWRTAGGKPVANQELIQHIDELLTDREVTFVYVPAHQVDGDPLNAIADKAASDAARHQRDASGTGADLPVPEPVTPAGRAKISRPARTGGASSGTAAKSAGGGSARTLAARYPGTCACSRSYAKGDKITKVGSGWGHPECAASFS; encoded by the coding sequence ATGGTCGACCGCATCATCGCCGCCTGTGACGGCGCCGCCAAAGGCAATCCAGGGCCCGCAGGCTGGGCCTACGTCGTCGCCGACTCCTCCGGCGCCCCGCAGCGCTGGCGCTCCGGCGCACTCGGGCACAGCACCAACAACATCGGTGAACTGACCGCCCTGGAGCAGCTGCTGACGGACACCGATCCCGCCGCGCCCCTGGAGGTGCGGCTCGACTCCACCTACACCCGCGACGCCGTCACCAAGTGGCTGGCCAACTGGAAGCGCAACGGCTGGCGTACGGCCGGCGGCAAGCCGGTGGCCAACCAGGAGCTGATCCAGCACATCGACGAGCTTCTGACGGACCGCGAGGTCACCTTCGTCTACGTCCCTGCACACCAGGTGGACGGCGACCCGCTCAACGCCATCGCGGACAAGGCCGCCAGCGACGCCGCCCGGCACCAGCGGGACGCCTCGGGCACCGGCGCGGACCTGCCCGTCCCCGAGCCGGTCACCCCGGCCGGGCGCGCCAAGATCTCCCGGCCCGCGCGGACCGGCGGCGCCTCCTCGGGAACGGCCGCGAAGTCCGCGGGCGGCGGGAGTGCCCGCACGCTGGCCGCGCGCTACCCGGGCACCTGCGCCTGCTCGCGCTCCTACGCCAAGGGCGACAAGATCACCAAGGTCGGCTCCGGCTGGGGCCACCCGGAGTGCGCCGCGTCCTTCTCCTGA
- a CDS encoding DUF4132 domain-containing protein, which yields MIDDALDQAADAARSRVPWLVDFLESRRRSPRRPGVTGPFQEEYRQWLAGRASAWAEAGGRLAVSPEPEQRAAVLCLLLVHGLDPLDIGWAGREVDALAPELRGWSADEVAVMLRRACGRQGAKGWQGGLSADALHHALDAAEQLDVEGCRAVEPWLRRAHVELLGPESDVEARVRGRLAARLRGLLARVDPGAVPEGLVPAHAPWAAALREQAGAVSGAALVALLTHAASLTGPRPTQRWRRACPGLVDAASARGPVAAVLAALAEGEPVCSREHGSHTEWMGDGYHYHYLVHQNDRDLARGLVWAAALTADADTVPRLAALALRAGGRRQGVAEDLKLAGAAVNALAEVEDPAALEALWRLQTTIKDRALRKQLDTALVTASGRLGITPAQLVERSVPDHGLAPDGSHERLLAGHRVRLAIEDAATVRLSFTAPDGRVSRTAPAAVRQECPDELAQLTRLAKEVRATLTAARARIEALLSTDRSWPYEEWCRHFRDHPVVGVPTRALIWEFQDEDGPWRAVAPGREPDGVPRRVRLWHPIRVPAAEVLARREEILARELRQPFKQAFREVYLLTPAEEETGAWSNRFAAHIVHYQRLYALFKERGWQSNYLGPHSDGYDGLARAEFGDGRWRAGLHHEPVGEEGGHSFDHATTDQVRFERRDGRSWRPVQLAEVPAEVFSEAMRDIDLFVAVTSVAADPDWADRGEDRWTDYRRATAFADLSANAQMRREALERILPRLRIADRCTLDARHLVVRGELADYRIHLGSANILMEPGGRYLCIVPARRAGEGRVFLPFEDERLSLILSKAALLAADTKITDASILAQIRAGA from the coding sequence ATGATCGATGACGCGCTCGACCAGGCGGCGGACGCCGCACGCTCCCGTGTGCCGTGGCTGGTCGACTTCCTGGAGTCCCGGCGGCGCTCCCCGCGCCGACCGGGGGTGACCGGCCCGTTCCAGGAGGAGTACCGGCAGTGGCTGGCCGGGCGCGCCTCGGCCTGGGCCGAGGCCGGCGGCCGGTTGGCGGTCTCCCCTGAGCCCGAGCAGCGGGCCGCCGTCCTCTGCCTGCTGCTCGTCCACGGACTGGACCCGCTCGACATCGGCTGGGCCGGCCGCGAGGTCGACGCGCTCGCGCCCGAGCTGCGGGGCTGGAGCGCGGACGAGGTCGCGGTGATGCTGCGCCGTGCCTGCGGGCGGCAGGGGGCGAAGGGATGGCAGGGCGGCCTCTCCGCCGACGCCCTGCACCACGCGCTGGACGCCGCCGAACAGCTGGACGTCGAGGGCTGTCGCGCGGTCGAGCCGTGGCTGCGCCGGGCCCACGTGGAGCTGCTGGGCCCGGAGAGCGACGTGGAGGCGCGGGTCAGAGGGCGGCTGGCCGCCCGCCTGCGCGGCCTGCTCGCCAGGGTCGACCCCGGCGCGGTCCCCGAGGGGCTGGTCCCCGCGCACGCGCCCTGGGCCGCCGCGCTGCGGGAGCAGGCCGGCGCCGTGTCGGGCGCCGCCCTGGTCGCGCTGCTGACGCACGCGGCGAGCCTGACCGGCCCGCGCCCGACCCAGCGCTGGCGCAGGGCCTGCCCGGGGCTGGTGGACGCGGCCTCGGCGCGCGGCCCGGTCGCCGCGGTCCTGGCGGCGCTGGCCGAGGGCGAGCCGGTGTGCAGCCGCGAACACGGCTCGCACACCGAGTGGATGGGCGACGGGTACCACTACCACTACCTGGTGCACCAGAACGACAGGGACCTGGCGCGCGGCCTGGTCTGGGCCGCCGCGCTGACCGCCGACGCCGACACGGTGCCGCGGCTGGCCGCGCTCGCGCTGCGGGCGGGCGGTCGGCGGCAGGGCGTGGCGGAGGACCTCAAGCTCGCGGGCGCGGCCGTCAACGCGCTGGCGGAGGTGGAGGACCCGGCGGCGCTGGAGGCGCTGTGGCGGCTGCAGACCACGATCAAGGACCGGGCGCTGCGCAAGCAGCTCGACACCGCCCTGGTCACGGCGTCGGGCCGGCTCGGCATCACCCCGGCGCAGCTGGTCGAGCGCAGCGTGCCCGACCACGGCCTGGCCCCGGACGGCTCGCACGAGCGGCTGCTGGCCGGGCACCGGGTCCGCCTCGCGATCGAGGACGCCGCGACGGTGCGGCTGAGCTTCACCGCCCCCGACGGGAGGGTCTCCCGCACCGCCCCCGCCGCCGTCCGGCAGGAATGCCCGGACGAGCTCGCACAGCTCACCCGGCTGGCCAAGGAGGTGCGCGCGACGCTCACCGCCGCACGGGCCAGGATCGAGGCGCTGCTGTCGACGGACCGCTCCTGGCCCTACGAGGAGTGGTGCAGGCACTTCCGCGACCATCCCGTCGTCGGGGTGCCGACGCGCGCGCTGATCTGGGAGTTCCAGGACGAGGACGGCCCGTGGCGGGCGGTGGCGCCGGGCCGTGAGCCCGACGGCGTCCCCCGGCGGGTGCGGCTGTGGCACCCGATCCGGGTCCCGGCGGCGGAGGTCCTCGCCCGGCGCGAGGAGATCCTCGCCAGGGAGCTGCGGCAGCCGTTCAAGCAGGCGTTCAGGGAGGTCTACCTGCTCACCCCGGCGGAGGAGGAGACGGGCGCCTGGTCCAACAGGTTCGCCGCCCACATCGTGCACTACCAGCGGCTCTATGCCCTCTTCAAGGAGCGCGGCTGGCAGTCCAACTACCTCGGGCCCCACAGCGACGGCTACGACGGCCTGGCCAGGGCCGAGTTCGGCGACGGGCGGTGGCGCGCCGGTCTCCACCACGAACCCGTCGGCGAGGAGGGCGGCCACTCCTTCGACCACGCCACCACGGACCAGGTCCGCTTCGAGCGCCGCGACGGCCGCAGCTGGCGGCCGGTCCAGCTGGCCGAGGTGCCTGCGGAGGTGTTCAGCGAGGCCATGCGGGACATCGACCTCTTCGTCGCGGTCACCTCCGTCGCGGCCGACCCCGACTGGGCCGACCGGGGCGAGGACCGCTGGACGGACTACCGGCGCGCGACGGCCTTCGCGGATCTCAGCGCGAACGCGCAGATGCGTCGGGAGGCGCTGGAGCGGATCCTGCCCCGGCTGCGGATCGCGGACCGCTGCACGCTGGACGCCCGCCATCTGGTGGTCAGGGGCGAGCTCGCCGACTACCGGATCCATCTGGGCTCGGCCAACATCCTGATGGAGCCCGGCGGCCGGTACCTGTGCATCGTGCCCGCCCGACGCGCGGGGGAGGGCCGGGTGTTCCTGCCGTTCGAGGACGAGCGCCTCTCGTTGATCCTCAGCAAGGCCGCGCTGTTGGCCGCCGACACGAAGATCACCGACGCTTCCATCCTCGCGCAGATCCGGGCGGGAGCCTGA
- a CDS encoding ArsR/SmtB family transcription factor, whose product MPVPLYQAKAEFFRMLGHPVRIRVLELLQDGPMPVRDLLAGIEVERSNLSQQLAVLRRSGIVVSVREADTVVYSLAGGDVAELLRAARRILTELLAGQQDLLAELREADTAEAVAR is encoded by the coding sequence GTGCCGGTTCCGCTGTACCAGGCCAAGGCCGAGTTCTTCAGGATGCTCGGCCACCCGGTGCGCATCCGGGTCCTCGAACTGCTGCAGGACGGGCCGATGCCGGTGCGGGACCTGCTGGCCGGGATCGAGGTCGAACGCTCCAACCTGTCCCAGCAGCTCGCCGTGCTGCGCCGCTCAGGGATCGTGGTCTCGGTCAGGGAGGCGGACACCGTGGTCTACTCGCTCGCGGGCGGCGACGTCGCCGAGCTGCTGCGGGCGGCCCGCCGCATCCTGACCGAGCTGCTCGCCGGTCAGCAGGACCTGCTCGCCGAGCTCCGCGAGGCCGACACCGCCGAGGCGGTGGCCCGATGA